In Erigeron canadensis isolate Cc75 chromosome 1, C_canadensis_v1, whole genome shotgun sequence, a single window of DNA contains:
- the LOC122578445 gene encoding delta(12)-fatty-acid desaturase FAD2-like — MGAGGRMPVNNTKTEQKNPLSRVPSAKPPFTVGDLKKAIPPNCFNRSLIRSFSYMVYDLIVVFLLYHVATTYLNLLPSPFSYVAWPVYWILQGCVLTGIWVIAHECGHHAFSDYQWVDDTVGLILHSALLVPYFSWKYSHRRHHSNTASLERDEVFVPKPITKIPWFSKYFNNPPGRLITLLVTLLLGWPLYLAFNVSGRPYDRFACHYAPNSPIFNTRERVQIWISDVGLVVVSYVLYRAAITKGLVWLICVYGIPLLIVNGFLVMITYLQHTHPSLPHYDDSEWDWLRGALATVDRDYGVLNKVFHNITDTHVAHHLFSTMPHYHALEATKAIKPLLGEYYRFDDTPFHVAMWREAKECLYVESDDQKKGGVFWYKNKY; from the coding sequence ATGGGGGCAGGAGGGCGAATGCCTGTCAACAACACCAAAACTGAACAGAAGAACCCTCTTTCTCGAGTCCCATCTGCAAAACCTCCCTTCACAGTTGGTGACCTCAAGAAAGCCATCCCACCCAACTGCTTCAATCGTTCCCTCATCCGTTCCTTTTCGTATATGGTATACGACCTTATTGTTGTCTTTCTGCTCTACCATGTCGCCACCACTTATCTTAACCTTCTGCCGTCTCCCTTCTCCTATGTTGCCTGGCCCGTTTACTGGATACTTCAAGGATGTGTCCTCACTGGAATTTGGGTCATAGCACATGAGTGTGGTCACCATGCATTTAGTGATTACCAGTGGGTTGATGACACCGTGGGCCTTATCCTCCACTCTGCTTTACTCGTCCCCTACTTCTCGTGGAAATACAGCCATCGCCGTCACCACTCCAACACCGCATCACTTGAGCGCGATGAAGTCTTTGTCCCTAAACCCATAACAAAAATACCATGGTTCTCTAAATACTTTAACAACCCACCGGGCCGTTTGATAACTTTACTTGTCACGCTTCTGCTCGGCTGGCCCTTGTACTTGGCTTTCAATGTATCTGGCCGGCCATATGATCGTTTTGCATGCCATTACGCTCCTAACAGCCCCATTTTCAACACCCGTGAAAGGGTCCAAATTTGGATTTCTGATGTCGGGCTTGTTGTTGTTTCATACGTGCTATATCGTGCGGCTATAACCAAAGGCCTTGTGTGGCTTATATGTGTCTATGGTATCCCATTGCTAATTGTAAACGGTTTTCTTGTTATGATCACATACCTTCAACACACACACCCTTCATTACCTCACTATGATGATTCCGAGTGGGATTGGCTAAGGGGGGCTTTAGCAACCGTGGATCGTGACTATGGTGTACTAAACAAAGTGTTTCATAACATAACCGATACACATGTGGCACATCATTTGTTCTCTACGATGCCTCATTATCATGCCTTGGAAGCAACGAAAGCGATCAAGCCTTTGCTTGGGGAGTATTATCGGTTTGATGACACCCCATTTCATGTGGCAATGTGGAGGGAGGCGAAAGAGTGTCTTTACGTTGAGTCGGATGACCAGAAGAAAGGAGGCGTCTTTTGGTATAAGAATAAATACTAA